One genomic window of Pseudoxanthomonas sp. includes the following:
- a CDS encoding FtsX-like permease family protein, translating to MSLNPLADARPIVSALRGHRSAVVLLALEIALTLAVLCNLVFIVSGTLQRARMPTGADEDNIGLIQSIGVIGEDNPGNAGSNLATLQAVPGVRSAAFGMAPLLGVSRAGLFLQPDTQQANAQAYLFAGSQGMNRTLGVRVIEGRDIRDDEIPGLRELFGDDSAPATKVASRQLPALLTRSLASRLFPGKSALGGILYTSLWGYPISLRVVGVIDQLRGEITGHPDDEDAVLAEFGVASEGLGGSYMIRSQPGQLQQVLPLAAKAMQQANPGHVQQQVRTMAELRADTFKNDRAIARMLVAIMLVLLVVTALGVGGLASFWVQQRTKQIGIRRALGATRADILRYFQLENFLIVGGGVVLGALLAFALNQWLMHRFELDRLTSPTVLTGIVAVWLLGQLAVLGPALRAASVPPVAATRSA from the coding sequence ATGAGCCTGAACCCGCTGGCCGATGCCCGCCCCATCGTCTCCGCCCTGCGCGGGCATCGCTCCGCCGTGGTGCTGCTGGCGCTGGAAATCGCCCTGACCCTGGCGGTGCTGTGCAACCTGGTCTTCATCGTTTCGGGCACCTTGCAGCGTGCACGCATGCCCACCGGTGCCGATGAGGACAACATCGGCCTGATCCAGAGCATCGGCGTGATCGGCGAGGACAATCCCGGCAACGCCGGCAGCAACCTGGCCACCTTGCAGGCGGTCCCGGGCGTGCGATCTGCCGCCTTCGGGATGGCACCGTTGTTGGGTGTGTCGCGGGCCGGGCTGTTCCTGCAACCGGACACACAGCAGGCCAATGCGCAGGCCTATCTGTTCGCGGGAAGCCAGGGCATGAACCGGACCCTGGGCGTGCGCGTGATCGAGGGTCGCGACATCCGCGACGATGAGATTCCAGGGCTCAGAGAACTATTCGGCGACGACAGTGCGCCGGCCACGAAGGTCGCCTCACGGCAATTGCCAGCACTGTTGACCCGCTCGCTGGCCAGCCGGCTGTTCCCGGGCAAATCGGCACTGGGCGGCATCCTGTACACCAGCCTCTGGGGCTACCCGATCAGCCTGCGCGTGGTCGGCGTCATCGATCAGCTGCGCGGTGAAATCACCGGTCACCCCGACGATGAAGATGCCGTCCTGGCGGAGTTCGGGGTCGCCAGCGAAGGCCTCGGCGGCAGCTACATGATCCGTAGCCAGCCGGGTCAGCTGCAGCAGGTACTGCCGTTGGCGGCCAAGGCGATGCAGCAGGCCAATCCCGGGCACGTGCAGCAGCAGGTCAGGACCATGGCCGAGCTGCGTGCGGATACCTTCAAGAACGATCGCGCCATCGCCCGCATGCTGGTGGCCATCATGCTGGTCCTGCTGGTGGTCACCGCCTTGGGTGTCGGTGGCCTGGCCAGTTTCTGGGTGCAGCAACGCACCAAGCAGATCGGCATCCGCCGTGCCCTGGGCGCCACCCGCGCGGACATCCTGCGTTACTTCCAGCTGGAAAATTTCCTGATCGTCGGCGGCGGCGTTGTACTGGGCGCGCTGCTGGCCTTCGCCCTGAACCAGTGGCTGATGCACCGTTTCGAATTGGATCGCCTCACTTCACCGACCGTGCTCACCGGCATCGTCGCGGTGTGGCTGCTGGGCCAGCTGGCCGTGCTGGGTCCGGCGCTACGCGCGGCCTCGGTTCCACCCGTCGCCGCCACCCGCAGCGCCTGA
- a CDS encoding ABC transporter permease — protein sequence MFGYYLQLAIHSLRRNPVLTGLMVLSIAVGIGASMTTLTVMHLLSGDPLPGRSQHIFYPQVDAVPDGKPHSDPPDKLDYTSAMDLWRAKRSDRQTLVVSSPVKLFAPGVASPALMTSMLSVHGDFFPMFEVPFAYGTGWSAEDDGRHARVAVISSNLNDKLFGGHDSVGKTLHLRDADVRIVGVLKPWRPSPQYYTVAGGRFAQGDTASYYGKPQDVFVPFATGTEINDGHFNYFFCWGTPPTPGHLQNAPCVALQLWVQLDTPAKVADYRRFLADYAAQQQALGRISLPGNARLSSLMQWLDFNRAVPADVRLQSSLALAFLVVCLFNTIGLLLAKFLRHSGEIGVRRALGASRRSIFAQCLTEAGLIGLVGGLLGWALTLIGLWAVRQQPVEYADLVHLDLQMFALTFALALAASLVAGWFPASRASRIAPAIQLKTL from the coding sequence ATGTTCGGCTACTACCTGCAACTGGCCATTCACAGCCTGCGCCGCAACCCGGTGCTGACCGGGTTGATGGTGCTGTCCATCGCGGTCGGCATCGGTGCGTCGATGACCACGTTGACGGTGATGCACCTGTTGTCAGGCGATCCGTTGCCGGGGCGCAGCCAGCACATTTTCTATCCGCAGGTGGATGCGGTGCCAGACGGCAAGCCGCATTCGGATCCGCCGGACAAGCTCGACTACACCTCGGCGATGGACCTGTGGCGCGCCAAGCGTTCCGACCGGCAGACGCTGGTGGTCAGCAGCCCCGTCAAACTGTTCGCGCCCGGGGTCGCCAGCCCGGCGCTGATGACGTCGATGCTGTCGGTCCACGGCGATTTCTTCCCGATGTTCGAGGTGCCGTTCGCCTATGGCACCGGCTGGAGCGCGGAAGACGATGGCCGGCATGCGCGCGTGGCGGTGATTTCCTCGAACCTCAACGACAAGCTGTTCGGCGGCCATGACAGCGTCGGCAAGACCTTGCACCTGCGCGATGCCGACGTGCGCATCGTCGGCGTGCTCAAGCCGTGGCGGCCCTCGCCGCAGTACTACACGGTGGCCGGTGGCCGCTTCGCCCAGGGCGACACCGCCAGTTACTACGGCAAGCCGCAGGATGTGTTCGTGCCGTTCGCGACCGGCACGGAGATCAATGACGGGCACTTCAACTATTTCTTCTGCTGGGGAACGCCGCCGACGCCAGGACACCTGCAGAACGCGCCCTGCGTGGCGCTGCAGCTCTGGGTCCAGCTGGATACGCCGGCCAAGGTTGCCGACTACCGTCGCTTTCTCGCCGACTACGCCGCGCAGCAGCAGGCGCTGGGCCGCATCAGCCTGCCCGGAAACGCCCGCCTGTCGAGCCTGATGCAATGGCTGGATTTCAATCGTGCGGTGCCTGCCGACGTGCGCCTGCAGAGTTCGCTGGCGCTGGCCTTCCTGGTGGTTTGCCTGTTCAACACCATCGGCCTGCTGCTGGCCAAGTTCCTGCGCCACAGTGGCGAGATCGGCGTGCGCCGTGCGCTGGGTGCTTCGCGCCGTTCGATCTTTGCCCAGTGCCTGACCGAGGCCGGCCTGATCGGCCTGGTCGGCGGCCTGCTGGGCTGGGCCTTGACGCTGATCGGGTTGTGGGCGGTCCGCCAGCAGCCGGTCGAGTACGCCGACCTGGTGCATCTGGACCTGCAGATGTTCGCGCTGACCTTCGCACTGGCGCTGGCCGCCAGCCTGGTCGCCGGGTGGTTCCCTGCCTCGCGTGCCAGCCGCATCGCGCCTGCGATCCAGCTCAAGACACTCTAG
- a CDS encoding FtsX-like permease family protein: MDIKPILSALSRHRIAATLITLEIALACAVLCNALFLVAARLELMRTGSGVDERALAVVALSGCDDCNPADVNARVLGALRALPGLRAAGQLNAVPFGEPAANGGIVLDREGKHFGGVPHFYTLGPGASEALGLRPVTGRDFIASDFQPYDFFVPKNANVWITQALAEHLWPGQNPLGRDFWSGDNHFNVAGIVAKFARPDPGRSEDGIAGAEWSVIVPVRDDAQSGLYVLRADPLDLPGVMQAARAAIVRAVPEAILDNDRSRTLSELRERYFRPDHAMTGLLLGVIAAMLLVTALGIVGLASFWVQQRTKQIGIRRALGATRKDILRYFQIENFLLASAGIALGMLLAYAGNQLLMQYFELARLPAVYLPIGAVLLWLIGQLAVLGPASRAAAIAPVVATRST, from the coding sequence ATGGACATCAAGCCGATCCTTTCCGCGTTGAGCCGCCATCGCATCGCGGCCACGCTGATCACGCTTGAGATCGCGCTGGCCTGCGCGGTGCTCTGCAATGCGCTGTTCCTGGTCGCTGCGCGACTGGAGCTGATGCGCACCGGCAGCGGCGTGGACGAACGCGCACTGGCCGTGGTGGCGCTCAGCGGTTGCGATGACTGCAACCCCGCCGACGTCAACGCCCGCGTGCTGGGCGCGCTGCGTGCACTACCCGGCCTGCGCGCGGCGGGCCAGCTCAATGCGGTGCCGTTCGGCGAGCCCGCCGCGAACGGCGGCATCGTGCTGGATCGCGAAGGCAAGCATTTCGGCGGCGTGCCGCATTTCTACACTCTCGGCCCCGGCGCCAGCGAAGCGCTTGGGCTGCGGCCAGTCACCGGCCGCGATTTCATCGCCAGTGATTTCCAGCCCTACGATTTCTTCGTCCCGAAGAACGCCAACGTCTGGATCACCCAGGCGCTGGCCGAGCACCTGTGGCCCGGGCAGAACCCGCTGGGCAGGGATTTCTGGTCCGGCGACAACCACTTCAACGTGGCCGGGATCGTCGCGAAGTTCGCCCGCCCCGATCCGGGTCGCAGCGAGGACGGCATCGCCGGCGCGGAATGGTCGGTGATCGTGCCGGTCCGCGATGACGCGCAGTCAGGGCTCTACGTGCTGCGTGCAGACCCATTGGATCTTCCTGGCGTCATGCAGGCGGCACGCGCCGCCATCGTCCGCGCCGTGCCGGAAGCCATCCTCGACAACGACCGCAGCCGCACCCTGTCCGAGTTGCGCGAACGCTATTTCCGCCCCGACCACGCCATGACCGGGCTGCTGCTCGGGGTGATCGCCGCGATGCTGCTGGTGACCGCACTGGGCATCGTCGGCCTGGCCAGTTTCTGGGTGCAGCAACGCACCAAGCAGATCGGCATCCGCCGCGCGCTGGGGGCCACGCGCAAGGACATCCTGCGTTACTTCCAGATCGAGAACTTCCTGCTGGCCAGCGCCGGCATCGCGCTGGGCATGCTGCTGGCCTATGCCGGCAACCAGCTGCTGATGCAGTACTTCGAGCTGGCGCGGCTGCCCGCGGTCTACCTGCCGATCGGCGCGGTGCTGCTCTGGCTGATCGGACAGCTTGCCGTGCTGGGCCCCGCATCACGCGCGGCCGCCATCGCCCCCGTCGTCGCCACCCGCAGTACCTGA
- a CDS encoding ABC transporter permease yields the protein MFTYYCNLALRSFRRNKVLTALMVLAIALGIGASMTTLTVFHVLSGDPIPGKSERLFHVQLDPELLAGYTPGDEPQQDLNRYDGETLLQQKQGKRQALMTGGSVTVEPAGGALKPFMLDARYTTPDFFAMFEVPFLFGRAWSANDDIAQARVVVIAKTLNDKLFNGVDSTGKTLRVDGHDLQIVGVIDDWNPKPLFYDLNVGIYNTTEQVFEPFQTAIGLSQDRSGSMNCYGQVATVDGTARDAPCAWTQYWVELDSASKASDYKAYLDRYSQQQKDAGRYQRPPNTRLRDVMDWLDYHGAVPGDVRLQLWLAMGFLLVCLVNTVGLLLAKFLRRSGEIGVRRALGASRTEIFKQCLVEAGSIGLAGGVLGLGLAQLGLWAVRHRPTGYAALAHLDLSMLMATFALAIVASLLAGLLPAWRAMQITPAVQLKTQ from the coding sequence ATGTTCACCTACTACTGCAACCTGGCCCTGCGCAGCTTCAGGCGCAACAAGGTCCTGACCGCGCTGATGGTGCTGGCCATCGCGCTGGGCATCGGCGCGTCGATGACCACGCTGACGGTGTTTCACGTGCTGTCGGGGGACCCGATCCCCGGCAAGAGTGAGCGCCTGTTCCATGTACAGCTGGACCCGGAATTGCTTGCCGGCTACACGCCTGGCGACGAGCCGCAGCAGGATCTAAACCGCTACGACGGCGAGACCCTGCTTCAGCAGAAACAGGGCAAGCGCCAGGCATTGATGACCGGCGGCAGCGTCACGGTAGAGCCGGCCGGCGGCGCGTTGAAGCCCTTCATGCTGGACGCGCGCTACACCACGCCGGACTTCTTCGCGATGTTCGAGGTGCCGTTCCTGTTCGGCCGTGCCTGGTCGGCAAATGACGACATCGCGCAGGCGCGCGTGGTGGTGATCGCCAAGACGCTCAACGACAAGCTGTTCAACGGCGTCGACAGCACCGGCAAGACCCTGCGCGTGGATGGCCATGACCTGCAGATCGTCGGCGTGATCGATGACTGGAATCCCAAGCCGTTGTTCTACGACTTGAACGTGGGCATCTACAACACCACCGAACAGGTATTCGAGCCGTTCCAGACCGCGATCGGCCTAAGTCAGGACCGCAGTGGCAGCATGAACTGCTACGGCCAGGTCGCCACTGTCGATGGCACGGCCCGCGATGCGCCCTGCGCCTGGACCCAGTACTGGGTGGAGCTGGACAGTGCATCCAAGGCATCGGACTACAAGGCCTACCTGGATCGCTATTCGCAGCAGCAGAAGGACGCCGGACGCTACCAGCGCCCGCCCAACACGCGCCTGCGCGATGTCATGGACTGGCTGGATTACCACGGCGCGGTGCCCGGCGATGTGCGCCTGCAGCTGTGGCTGGCGATGGGTTTCCTGCTGGTGTGCCTGGTCAACACGGTCGGCCTGCTGCTGGCCAAGTTCCTGCGCCGCAGTGGCGAGATTGGCGTGCGCCGCGCACTGGGCGCCAGCCGTACGGAAATCTTCAAACAGTGCCTTGTGGAGGCCGGCAGCATCGGCCTGGCAGGCGGCGTGCTGGGCCTGGGCCTGGCCCAGCTTGGCCTGTGGGCCGTGCGCCATCGCCCGACCGGCTATGCAGCGCTGGCGCATCTGGACCTATCCATGTTGATGGCGACCTTTGCGCTGGCCATTGTTGCCAGCCTGCTGGCCGGTTTGCTGCCGGCGTGGCGCGCGATGCAGATCACCCCCGCAGTGCAGCTCAAGACGCAGTAG
- a CDS encoding FtsX-like permease family protein has translation MEIRPILSTLRRHKTAAALIVVEIALACAIICNALFIVSQRWESLQATSGIDEHELVTISLSGVGKQANPDALTQEDLAALRAVPGVDSVAVVNQLPFRRGSNNSSLAVKPDQEIPTLSAAMYTGDEGTVRTLGLTLVAGRDFQADEYLNWGDLMTQLGSSNGIPSRTLPLIVSREAAEKLFPGQPAVGRQVYMANIPLMIVGVAERLRRPNANGGDGNTSYSMLMPLRQAYNSGGIYVLRVQDRAQRARVLHDAVEALNRVNNSRLVMDQKTFDERRADYFSDDRDMMGLLITLCLALLLVTALGIIGLASFWVAQRTRQIGVRRALGATKGQILRYFQTENFLLVTLGIVLGMLLAFGLNQLLMQHYQLPRLPLAYLPIGAAVLWLLGQASVLWPARRAAAVPPAIATRSA, from the coding sequence ATGGAAATCCGCCCAATCCTGTCCACCCTTCGCCGCCACAAGACCGCTGCTGCGCTGATCGTGGTGGAGATCGCGCTGGCCTGCGCGATCATCTGCAACGCGCTGTTCATCGTGTCCCAGCGCTGGGAAAGCCTGCAGGCCACCAGCGGTATCGACGAACACGAGCTGGTCACCATCTCGCTCAGTGGCGTGGGCAAGCAGGCCAATCCCGATGCCCTCACCCAGGAAGACCTGGCCGCGCTGCGTGCTGTGCCGGGCGTGGACAGCGTCGCGGTGGTCAACCAGCTTCCATTCCGGCGCGGCTCCAACAACAGCTCGCTGGCGGTCAAGCCCGACCAGGAGATCCCGACCCTGAGTGCGGCCATGTACACCGGCGACGAAGGCACGGTGCGCACGCTGGGTCTCACCCTGGTGGCCGGCCGCGATTTTCAGGCAGACGAATATCTCAATTGGGGCGACCTGATGACCCAGCTGGGCAGCAGCAACGGCATCCCGTCGCGCACCCTGCCGCTGATCGTCAGCCGCGAGGCCGCGGAGAAGTTGTTCCCCGGGCAGCCTGCTGTGGGCAGGCAGGTGTACATGGCCAACATCCCGCTGATGATCGTCGGCGTGGCCGAACGGCTGCGCCGCCCCAACGCCAACGGCGGTGACGGCAACACCAGTTACTCGATGCTCATGCCGCTGCGCCAGGCCTACAACAGTGGCGGTATATATGTGTTGCGCGTGCAGGATCGTGCCCAGCGCGCGCGGGTCCTGCACGATGCGGTGGAGGCGTTGAACCGGGTCAACAACAGTCGGCTGGTCATGGACCAGAAGACCTTCGACGAACGCCGCGCCGATTACTTCAGCGACGACCGCGACATGATGGGCCTGCTCATCACCCTGTGCCTGGCGCTGCTGCTGGTGACCGCGCTGGGCATCATCGGCCTGGCCAGTTTCTGGGTGGCCCAGCGCACCCGCCAGATCGGCGTGCGACGAGCACTGGGCGCGACCAAGGGCCAGATCCTGCGCTATTTCCAGACCGAGAATTTCCTGCTGGTCACCCTGGGCATCGTGCTGGGCATGCTGCTGGCCTTCGGATTGAACCAGCTGCTGATGCAGCACTACCAGTTGCCACGCCTGCCGCTGGCCTACCTGCCCATCGGCGCGGCGGTGCTGTGGCTGCTGGGCCAGGCCTCGGTGCTGTGGCCGGCACGTCGCGCCGCGGCGGTGCCGCCGGCCATCGCCACGCGCAGCGCCTGA
- a CDS encoding ABC transporter permease, protein MLAYYFNLAVRSFKRNKVLTALMVLAVALGIGASMTTLTVFHVLSGDPIPAKSDKLFYVQLDPFPMAGYKPGSDPADQMTRRDAENLLRDARGDRQAMMSAGSVAIEPDTRGLTPFLLQARFTSSDFFPMFQVPFVHGQAWSKAEDGERARVAVISTALSEKLFGKADPVGRTLQLSKTAFRVVGVMGDFNPNPRFYDLTNGRYSGEEEDVFIPFSTSRELRLGQSGNMNCWGGDDKDPEGSLSLNAGCAWIQYWVELGTASKADDYRRYLINYSDQQRAAGRFQRPTNVRLSNVMTWLDFNQVVPSDVRLQAWLALGFLGVCLLNTVGLLLAKFLRRGGEIGVRRALGASRADIFTQCLVEAGTVGLAGGVLGLGLALLGLWAVRQQPTDYAALAHLDAPMLLGTFVLAIVSSLVAGLVPAWRAMQVTPAIQLKSQ, encoded by the coding sequence ATGCTTGCCTACTACTTCAACCTGGCCGTGCGCAGCTTCAAGCGCAACAAGGTGCTGACCGCGCTGATGGTGCTGGCCGTGGCGCTGGGCATCGGCGCCTCGATGACCACGCTGACGGTCTTCCATGTGCTGTCGGGCGACCCGATCCCGGCCAAGAGCGACAAGCTGTTCTACGTGCAGCTGGATCCGTTCCCGATGGCCGGCTACAAGCCAGGCAGCGATCCGGCCGACCAGATGACCCGCCGCGATGCGGAGAACCTGCTGCGCGATGCGCGCGGCGACCGCCAGGCGATGATGTCGGCCGGCAGCGTGGCGATCGAACCGGATACACGGGGACTGACGCCCTTCCTGTTGCAGGCGCGCTTTACCTCTTCGGATTTTTTCCCGATGTTCCAGGTGCCGTTCGTCCACGGGCAAGCCTGGAGCAAGGCCGAGGATGGAGAACGTGCGCGCGTGGCGGTGATCAGCACCGCGCTGAGCGAGAAGCTCTTTGGCAAGGCCGATCCGGTGGGTCGCACATTGCAGCTCAGCAAGACGGCCTTCCGCGTGGTGGGCGTGATGGGCGACTTCAATCCCAATCCGCGCTTCTATGACCTGACCAACGGGCGCTACAGCGGCGAGGAAGAGGACGTCTTCATTCCGTTTTCGACATCGCGCGAACTGCGTCTTGGGCAGAGCGGCAACATGAACTGCTGGGGAGGCGACGACAAGGATCCGGAAGGCAGCCTGTCGCTCAACGCCGGCTGCGCGTGGATCCAGTACTGGGTCGAGCTGGGCACGGCGTCCAAGGCCGACGATTACCGCCGCTACCTGATCAATTATTCGGATCAGCAGCGCGCGGCCGGCCGCTTCCAGCGCCCGACCAATGTGCGCCTGAGCAACGTGATGACCTGGCTGGACTTCAACCAGGTGGTTCCCAGTGACGTGCGCCTGCAGGCGTGGCTGGCGCTGGGCTTTTTAGGTGTGTGCCTGCTCAACACCGTGGGCCTGCTGCTGGCCAAGTTCCTGCGGCGCGGCGGCGAGATCGGCGTGCGTCGCGCGCTGGGCGCCTCGCGCGCGGACATCTTCACCCAGTGCCTGGTGGAAGCGGGCACCGTCGGTCTGGCCGGCGGGGTGCTCGGGCTCGGCCTGGCCCTGCTCGGCCTGTGGGCCGTGCGCCAACAGCCCACCGACTACGCCGCGCTGGCGCATCTGGATGCACCGATGCTGCTTGGCACCTTCGTGCTGGCCATCGTCAGCAGCCTGGTCGCTGGCCTGGTGCCGGCGTGGCGCGCCATGCAGGTCACGCCTGCGATCCAGCTCAAGTCGCAGTAA
- a CDS encoding FtsX-like permease family protein, whose protein sequence is MELRPIFSTLLRHKTAALLIVLEIALSCAIVCNALFLIGNRLSHMQRPSGMDEAHLIVLRTNGITRDADAAAVTQADLGALRAIPGVRAATTITQVPFGNSMWMSGIKLRANQEDSTLVTTNYLVGEDGLKTLGLRLVEGRDFAASEYQPTDADSFPTVILSRALAQRLFPDGSAVGKAIYVFGDQPHRVIGLVEHLARPRDTGGPADYDLSMVFPQHTSYTDGAMYAVNVDDPARREAVLEQAKQSLAAHGPTRIISKGGTGTLEDFRSKYYRNDRAMAWMLVSVSVALLVVTALGIIGLASFWVAQRTRQIGVRRALGATRGQILRYFQTENFLLATVGIVLGMVLAYAINQLLMSRYELPRLPLMYLPVGAVLLWVLGQFAVFWPARRAAAVPPAIATRAA, encoded by the coding sequence ATGGAACTTCGCCCCATCTTCTCCACGTTGCTGCGCCACAAGACCGCGGCATTGCTGATCGTGCTGGAAATCGCGCTCAGCTGCGCCATCGTCTGCAATGCGCTGTTCCTGATCGGCAATCGTCTCTCGCACATGCAGCGTCCCAGCGGCATGGACGAGGCGCACCTGATCGTGCTGCGCACCAATGGCATCACCCGGGACGCCGATGCGGCGGCCGTGACCCAGGCCGACCTGGGCGCGCTGCGCGCCATCCCAGGCGTACGCGCTGCCACGACCATCACCCAGGTGCCGTTCGGCAACTCGATGTGGATGAGCGGGATCAAGCTGCGCGCCAACCAGGAAGACAGCACCCTGGTCACCACCAACTACCTGGTGGGCGAAGACGGCCTCAAGACCCTCGGCCTGCGCCTGGTGGAAGGGCGCGACTTCGCCGCGTCCGAATACCAGCCCACCGATGCGGACAGTTTCCCCACGGTCATCCTCTCCCGCGCACTGGCGCAGCGCCTGTTTCCCGATGGCAGCGCGGTCGGCAAGGCGATCTACGTGTTCGGTGACCAGCCGCACCGGGTGATCGGCCTGGTCGAACACCTCGCCCGCCCGCGCGACACCGGTGGCCCGGCCGACTACGACCTGTCGATGGTGTTCCCGCAGCACACCAGCTACACGGATGGCGCGATGTATGCGGTCAATGTCGATGACCCCGCACGCCGCGAGGCAGTGCTTGAGCAGGCGAAGCAATCGCTGGCCGCGCACGGCCCCACCCGCATCATCAGCAAGGGCGGCACCGGCACGCTGGAGGATTTCCGCAGCAAGTACTACCGAAACGACCGCGCCATGGCCTGGATGCTGGTCTCGGTCAGCGTCGCGCTGCTGGTGGTGACCGCGCTGGGCATCATCGGCCTGGCCAGTTTCTGGGTGGCCCAGCGCACACGCCAGATCGGCGTACGTCGCGCACTCGGCGCCACGCGCGGGCAGATCCTGCGCTACTTCCAGACCGAGAACTTCCTGCTGGCCACGGTCGGCATCGTGCTGGGCATGGTCCTGGCCTATGCCATCAACCAGCTGCTGATGAGCAGGTACGAACTGCCGCGCCTGCCGCTGATGTACCTGCCCGTGGGCGCGGTGCTGCTGTGGGTACTCGGCCAGTTCGCGGTGTTCTGGCCTGCCCGTCGCGCCGCGGCGGTGCCTCCGGCCATCGCCACGCGCGCGGCATGA
- a CDS encoding ABC transporter permease has translation MIGYYFRLALRSLRRTPVMTALMITAIGLGIGASMTMLTVLHVMTQDPIPEKSGVLFYPRIDPLPLKYPADNRHGDPADNLTWPDAMALMQHGKVTQQAAMASGGLLVWPADKAGRPSQHGGHYATTGFFTLFKVPLEHGQGWTKQDDTDHARVVVLGHDLTVKLFGNTDAVGRNVRLKDTLFRIVGVAAPWSPQPAFYNDLSGGESSFGESDDFFIPLTTALELKYDIWGHVSGWGRNQAEDMYHDPSTSWLQLWVQLDTPQQVADYTRFLKDYAAEQHASGRFERAPETARLYPLMDWLAYKKLVPSEVKLQLWLALGFLLVCLVNIVALLLAKFLRRGGEIGVRRALGARARDVLLQLGTEAALIGITGGLLGVALAQLGLWSVRQRPDGYARIAQMDASMLLSTVALAVLATLLAGLVPAWRASRISPALQIKGV, from the coding sequence TTGATCGGCTACTACTTCCGCCTGGCCCTGCGCAGCCTGCGCCGCACGCCAGTGATGACCGCGCTGATGATCACGGCCATCGGCCTGGGGATCGGCGCCAGCATGACCATGCTGACGGTGCTGCATGTCATGACCCAGGATCCGATCCCGGAGAAGAGCGGTGTGCTGTTCTATCCGCGCATCGATCCGTTGCCACTGAAGTATCCGGCTGATAACAGACACGGCGATCCGGCAGACAACCTGACCTGGCCCGATGCCATGGCACTCATGCAGCACGGCAAGGTGACGCAGCAGGCGGCTATGGCAAGCGGCGGACTGCTGGTATGGCCAGCGGACAAAGCCGGACGCCCCTCCCAGCATGGTGGGCACTACGCCACCACAGGGTTCTTCACCCTGTTCAAGGTTCCGCTCGAACACGGCCAAGGCTGGACGAAGCAGGACGACACTGACCACGCGCGCGTCGTGGTCCTAGGCCACGATCTGACGGTAAAGCTGTTTGGGAACACCGATGCCGTTGGCCGCAACGTACGCCTCAAGGACACCCTGTTCCGCATTGTCGGCGTCGCGGCGCCCTGGTCGCCACAGCCAGCGTTCTATAACGACCTTAGCGGTGGCGAGAGCTCATTCGGCGAAAGCGATGACTTCTTCATCCCACTGACAACGGCTCTGGAGCTGAAGTACGACATCTGGGGACATGTTTCGGGCTGGGGCAGGAACCAGGCCGAGGACATGTACCACGATCCGTCCACCAGCTGGCTCCAGCTATGGGTCCAATTGGACACCCCACAGCAGGTGGCCGACTACACGCGCTTTCTCAAGGATTACGCGGCAGAGCAGCACGCAAGCGGCCGTTTCGAGCGTGCCCCGGAGACTGCACGCCTGTATCCGCTGATGGATTGGCTGGCCTATAAGAAACTGGTGCCGTCGGAGGTCAAGCTGCAGCTGTGGCTGGCGCTGGGCTTCCTGCTGGTCTGCCTGGTCAACATCGTCGCGTTGTTGCTGGCCAAGTTCCTGCGTCGTGGCGGCGAGATCGGCGTGCGCCGCGCACTGGGCGCCCGCGCACGCGATGTGCTGCTGCAACTGGGCACCGAGGCGGCCCTGATCGGCATCACCGGGGGCCTGCTCGGCGTCGCGCTGGCGCAACTGGGCCTGTGGAGCGTGCGCCAGCGACCGGATGGCTATGCGCGCATCGCGCAAATGGATGCATCGATGCTGCTGTCCACCGTCGCGCTGGCGGTCCTGGCCACGCTGCTGGCAGGGCTGGTCCCGGCCTGGCGGGCAAGCCGGATCTCGCCGGCCCTGCAGATCAAGGGAGTCTGA